The window AACAAGTAATCCACAAAAGTAGGAAACTACTACTTGTATATATAGTGGTCCATACAAATGCATTAGTTACTTAACCAATAAAAATATATCTACATCAACATCACAGGCCTAATGAGCTTCCTTCCAAAACTCAAAAATTGCTATAATCTCCAATGATGCAGATGGAAGCTACCTTGAAGTTTCCAATATAACAAGACATGGACATGAAGGAGCGGATTTGGAATCGAGTTCAAAAGTACTTGCCGTCCTATCTGAATCAGAACCGGTATGAGAGGTGAAATGATTCTCCAGTACGTGTGGTTCCCAATAATTCAGAGGCTCATCAGAACTTCACAACTGTTCATGTTTACAGCACAAGAGAAAACAGTATCCAACAAGTTGTTATTATGGAGGAAATTCTTCAAAGAGTAGAGACCAATGGACTGTTCTTCACTTTTCAAGTTCACCAAGGAAACTCCAAACAAATAGTAGACGTAAACGTTATGGTTCTTTTTATAATGTTGAATGAAGTTTTGAGTTCGAATCTCTCATTTTTAAAGATGAAATGTTAATATTTTCAAGAATTACTAAATTTGCAAATGAAGATGAAAACATGAACAAATGATTGCCTAAATCGAACATATATATGAAAGCCATCATAACAACTAGTTTTTTTTTTATTAAAGAAAATAGACAATTTCATTAACTTGTCCACGGCCAGAAGACGTTTACCTCAATCTACTCATGACCAAAAAGTCTAGTTGACAACAAGCACTAACAGAGTGACAGGTAGTTACAAAAACAAGAATAACATTTATCTCATCATTCTCTTAAATTTGCAAATGATGATGAAAATATGAACAAATGATTGCCTAAACAACATACATATGAAAGCCATCATAACAATTACACATTACAATTAGTTTGTTGCAAAGGCAAGAGTAACATCCATCCCATCATATTCTCTTACTCTCAACGAAACATTTCTTTCTATAGCAATCGAGTGGTAAATATTCTAAAATGACAGAAGTTGACAATGAAATTGACATGCCAAAGCAAATTAACCATGTCTCACATAGCTTACGTGGTATCCTCGGATCCATGTACATGGAAGTGTATTACATCTGTAACAATCTTTCCATAAAAACTATCTCAATCTGTCATTCTAAACTCTAAAACCCTAAACCTTACGGGCCCACTTCAGCTCGCCCGACTCGGCCCGCTGGAAAAACCCGACCCGTTAAGTTTATACCCTGTTCTTCATGATTCCTACTCCATTTTCAGTTCGCTTTCTAACTCATTCTCAGAGTCGCCCAAAGGGCTTGTTTGGCACAGAAGGTAAACTTTATCTGGGTTTCAGTTTCAACCCAGTTCTTTCTGCTCTAGTAGTTTCATTTCTAATTCCTTATAATTGCTAATGGCTCCGATTTGAGTGATTCTATATGTGAATTTCATCTCAAACTCTCAGTACCCAGACAAAGTTTTGATCTTTTCTCTTATGTATTTGTATTCTCTTTGTCGAAATGGGTTCTTTCATCGACATGTTTTGAACATAATGGTATTTGGTAATTTGAAGCAATGAGATTGAATAGCTTTTCTATTAGAACTAACTGAAATTGTGAAGTGTGAATGTGTGATACAAAAGCTTTGTGCTTGTGAGTAATGTATAAAGTTGAAGACTAATCAGCTGGATATGATGGTATTTACTGCTCAGTTGCAGATAACTTGATAGTTCAAATGATTATCATTCATTGGAATTATACACCAAGATGAAAATTTGTGCTGGTGGTGGTTAGTCTGTAAGCATAAAGTTGTAGACTTAGTATTAGCTTGGAACAAGATGGTATATACTCTTTGGTTGCATTTAAACTGACGCATTAGGATACTTGTATTTGGGTTTGTGTCAGTAGTCTGTGTTCTTCCACTCTCAGAATTGCCAGTTTAATTTGGTTACTGAATAGGCTATTACGATATTTTCAGTGGGATAAGTCCATTAACTTCTCCTGGGTGTGTGAAGAAAGTGCAGAGTTATAGCAAAAAGTTATTAAAGATGGCATTGAGGCGCTACTTGGGGTTTTCAGATGGTGAGCTGATGAGGTCAGATTGCAAACCGTGTTCCAGATTGATGAGACAGACTGCCGGGATTTTCACAGTTGGAGGGGCATTTGGATTCTGGATTCTTTGTAGATTGCATTATGGTAAGTTACTTGTAGTAGTTATGACTCGTGAGTGTTGTATCCAAGCATGTTAATGATGTTGAGTCCCCATATATCATTTTGGATCCCTCTTGTGTTATAATGCCAAGTATTAGCATAAACATGTACATGTGCACTTGTTCTTCCCGTTAGATAACTCGTAATAAATAGCAGTAATGTTTTCCTGTAAACAAAATTGATAACAATTGTGGCTCTATGCCTCTACAGGTCCCAGAATTACAGTCCCTAGAGCTCTTCGGTGGGGAGCTTGTGGAGCTTTATCTGTGAGCTCGTCCACTGCTTTGTTAGTTCGCTTGCTTAGTCCAGAATGCGAGCCCCAAAACATAGAAACTTACGACAAGGGAAAGTAGCACCTAATCATGAAGTGTACTGCTGTCTTGAGTATGTTCTGATGGATTGATATGTAGGACTGCGAGTTATAGATGGAACTCTACTTAAAGCTAGATATTTTGCTCCGAAATGGATGTACCATTTAGGCATTTATATGAAATGAACTGTGATTAAAGAGATGCTTTTCTTCGATCTTTTTATGGTTATTGTTTGTTCTCGTTATAACTGTTTGACAGGGGTGCAGATTGATTAACAAACAAACAGTTGGTCTGCTTAGTCAGAATATTATAAATGCCATGGATGCAAAGATACTCAGCGAGTGAACTAGGTTTTGCTATTCCTTCTCGAGCTTCTATTTCTTCCGTTAAAGGAGATTCGGGAAAAGATGGAATAGGAAGACGTGTTTCCAATCTGTAAATCAAAATCCTCTGGCCATTTTCACAGAACTGTGAGTTATTTATCATAAACAGGTGCACATGAAACATGTTTCCCAAGTGCACATGAGAACTGCACCAATTTGCAAGTTAGCCAATGCCTTTTGGTTCAAGTTAGAATTGATAACCATATTGGAACAATTAGAAGAATAACCATAAACGGTATTGGAACGAACAATGAGAAAGAAGTTTGATCAAAGCATATTCAAAATATACAGGTGAACTGCATTGGTATTCTACACAATACCATGAAACAGATTCAGTTAATTTGCCTCATGTTCTCGAACAATGATATCTTGCTCTCTCCTTCTTCATTAGCATATATTTGAAAATTTGTTTTTCTACTCCTGTCTGTCCTTCTATTGGAAGGAGATTGTCTCTATTGTCTGTCCTTCTACTCCTGCTGGATTGTAAATGTAGCACCAGTTTATTTTTTCAATTCTATTTGATTTGTAGTATATTCAAGTAGCTGCAATAAAATCCACTTTCATTTACATGATTTGTTACAATAGAAAACAATTATATCACACGTGGTCAAGTTCAGTTCATATTGTTTGTACCTTTAGCCAGTTCAGCATGGGCAGATTCAGTCAGATTCTTCATAATCTCAAGCAGTCCTTCACTGTCAGCTTCAACCTACAGAAAAAGCAAAACAGTATCACAACCTTTACGACCTCTATAAACTAGCAGTGAAATTCTAAACCAGCAAAAAGTAAAGATTGAAGTATAGTTTTTTTTATTAACAGAAAGGATAGATTCTACAAGCAGATTATAAAGGCAACTACAGGTTCAAACGGATACCACAAAAGCGGACTGGTCTTCATCAGCTACCTCTTTGGTTGGTTCTTCGATCTTAACCTTCTGAACTTTTTCTTTCCAGAAGATTCAGGTTTGCCAGCATTGCTCTCAGCTGAAGCTTTCTTAGCCGCTCCTTCAGTTTTCTCCATGTTATCACAAATAAAATGGCATTTCTTAATAAAGCAAAATCATAGAAATTATTCACAATATTAACTGCTATATGCATTTAAAAATGAATGAGTGAGCAAGGAACTTCACAAAGGAAGTACACGTATTAGCTGGATAAGTTTTAACAGCTATGGCAAAAAAATGGAAAGCTAGAATTGTAGTAGTCCACAAAATAAAATATGAACACTATGTAGCTGTGATCCAACTTTTAAAATCAAACTGCAAAGGAGCAACAGATTGAGGGTAGTTCTTATAATCATATTCGATTTCTGGGAACAACTTGTATTATCAATATATGAGGATCTATCAATAAAATTGCATCTAATTCTTCCAAAGAAGTCATAGTAGTCAGAAATAGTACATGATCCAACTTCCGGGCTTTCTTTCTTATCACTGCCTCTACTTCAAGCTTTCCCTCCTTTCTCTTCTCTTCCTTGTAAGGCCCGCCTCTTGTATCTTCTTCTCCTTTTCAGGCTTTCCCTATAAATTGTATAGAATCAAATGAGAGTCATTAGAAGCAATCTTTATTTAGATAACCATATATTTCAGGCCTTCCCTATAGATTGAATAGAATCAAATGAGTGTCAATAGATGCAAACTTTATTCAAATAACCATGGTTTTAGCAAGAG of the Fragaria vesca subsp. vesca linkage group LG6, FraVesHawaii_1.0, whole genome shotgun sequence genome contains:
- the LOC101291443 gene encoding uncharacterized protein LOC101291443 — its product is MALRRYLGFSDGELMRSDCKPCSRLMRQTAGIFTVGGAFGFWILCRLHYGPRITVPRALRWGACGALSVSSSTALLVRLLSPECEPQNIETYDKGK